The following are encoded together in the Glycine max cultivar Williams 82 chromosome 8, Glycine_max_v4.0, whole genome shotgun sequence genome:
- the LOC102670177 gene encoding transcription termination factor MTERF15, mitochondrial: MVRNFLLIARLTASFTHHRSTPIQLGSLLQHKHNASIFFFNSFTSGISSDSESDDENHHKGDTFTVSYLINSWGLSPRRAREISNRINLKNPDGPNAVIDLLNNYGFEKTHLAKLVERKPSVLLADAENTLLPKLKFFRSIGISNTDMPKILIASHNMLFRSLNKCLIPRYEILKSVLRDKGEVVRALKNAPFSFTYGDMMKRLVPNIRVLRESGVPQGSISYLLMHSRTLAYRDHSKFVEAVNTAKEFGFNPLRRTFVVGVEVLAIKRWESRFEVYERCGWNREIALRAVRKFPSVVKLSEEVFIKKMSFLVKDMGWPSEDIAEYPQVVTYNLEKRIIPRFSVIKMLKSKGLLKNNLHFSGIICITEAKFLKKFVISFQKDLPFLPDFYNSLANQQNVL; this comes from the coding sequence ATGGTGCGTAATTTTCTTCTCATTGCAAGATTAACTGCATCGTTCACACACCACAGAAGTACCCCAATCCAATTGGGTTCTCTGCTGCAACACAAACACAatgcttcaatttttttcttcaattcctTCACTTCAGGAATCTCTTCTGATTCTGAATCAGATGATGAAAACCACCACAAAGGTGACACCTTTACTGTGTCTTACCTCATCAACTCATGGGGGTTGTCCCCAAGACGGGCCAGGGAAATCTCCAACAGGATCAATTTGAAAAACCCAGATGGCCCAAACGCTGTTATTGATCTTCTCAACAACTATGGGTTTGAAAAAACCCATCTTGCAAAACTTGTGGAGAGAAAGCCCTCAGTGCTTCTTGCGGATGCAGAGAATACCCTTTTGCCTAAACTCAAGTTCTTCCGTTCTATTGGGATTTCCAACACTGACATGCCTAAAATCCTAATTGCTAGCCATAATATGTTGTTCAGAAGCTTGAACAAATGCCTCATTCCACGGTATGAGATCCTAAAGAGTGTACTTCGTGACAAAGGGGAAGTTGTTAGAGCTTTGAAAAATGCCCCATTTAGTTTTACGTATGGTGACATGATGAAACGCTTGGTTCCAAACATTAGGGTTTTGAGGGAATCTGGTGTGCCTCAAGGTTCCATTTCTTATCTGTTGATGCATTCTAGGACTCTAGCCTACAGGGACCATTCCAAATTTGTGGAAGCTGTCAACACTGCTAAGGAATTTGGGTTTAATCCTTTGAGAAGAACTTTTGTCGTGGGTGTTGAAGTTCTTGCCATTAAGAGATGGGAATCAAGGTTTGAGGTTTATGAGAGGTGTGGCTGGAACCGCGAAATAGCTCTTCGAGCAGTTCGAAAGTTTCCCAGTGTTGTGAAGTTGTCAGAGGaagtgtttataaaaaaaatgagttttctaGTGAAGGATATGGGTTGGCCATCAGAAGATATTGCTGAATATCCTCAAGTTGTAACGTACAACTTGGAGAAGAGGATTATCCCTAGATTCTCGGTAATCAAAATGTTGAAATCAAAAGGTCTGCTCAAGAATAATTTGCACTTTAGTGGCATTATTTGCATAACCGAGGCgaagtttttgaagaaatttgTCATTAGTTTTCAGAAAGATTTGCCTTTCTTGCCAGATTTCTACAACAGTTTGGCAAATCAACAGAATGTATTATAG